One part of the Nitrosophilus kaiyonis genome encodes these proteins:
- a CDS encoding TetR/AcrR family transcriptional regulator, which produces MKKEIKKEQRKIEIMDTALQLFAKKGYYEITISDIAKEIGMSVGNLYNYFSSKDALAKELMLYISKILGNQIRQINLKPISTKEKIEQIVAFYFEIAQKRSELIQYFLRIYLSHKEIFKNGCEGMICVSPFVTEIMVLFEEGVSKGELKNQDFFCAFGLFMGYLGGMAFLKEEGMLPNELSYYQQDIANNIYRALKNG; this is translated from the coding sequence ATGAAAAAAGAGATTAAAAAGGAGCAAAGAAAGATAGAAATCATGGATACAGCCCTGCAGCTTTTTGCAAAGAAGGGTTATTATGAAATTACTATATCTGATATTGCCAAAGAGATAGGTATGAGTGTTGGAAATTTATATAACTACTTTTCATCCAAAGATGCGCTTGCTAAAGAACTTATGCTCTATATCTCTAAAATTTTGGGAAATCAAATACGTCAGATAAATCTTAAGCCTATCAGTACAAAAGAGAAAATAGAGCAGATTGTTGCTTTTTATTTTGAAATAGCACAGAAACGTTCTGAATTGATTCAATATTTTTTGCGCATTTACCTATCACATAAGGAAATATTTAAAAATGGTTGTGAAGGAATGATATGTGTAAGCCCATTTGTGACTGAGATAATGGTACTTTTTGAGGAGGGAGTAAGCAAAGGTGAGCTTAAAAATCAGGATTTTTTTTGTGCTTTTGGTCTTTTTATGGGATATTTAGGTGGTATGGCTTTTTTGAAAGAAGAGGGAATGCTTCCTAATGAACTTTCATACTATCAACAAGATATTGCCAATAACATCTATAGAGCTTTAAAGAATGGTTAA
- a CDS encoding cytochrome b/b6 domain-containing protein, which yields MKKYQKVKRMTLFMRLNHWVVALCMVAAVVTGFYIGHPYYQTLINEPAVQKYVMAWNRWIHFYAAIIFDVSSIVIAYLYFFSRFEKPVKKLIPNAKNIKEFWEVFINLITLNRVKRFDSSHEDSFHVVFFTIFHLLLAWMLLTGLQLYVHGLESGMSSIGSWWPWILHVATDWTVPVCGGTKMDVRYVHHLTMYIILVWIMFHIYYVVWRTIFWREGDIAIVFGGYKFKRG from the coding sequence ATGAAAAAGTATCAAAAAGTAAAGCGAATGACACTCTTTATGCGTCTTAATCACTGGGTGGTTGCTTTGTGTATGGTTGCAGCTGTTGTAACTGGGTTTTATATTGGTCATCCATATTATCAAACGCTTATAAATGAACCGGCGGTACAAAAGTATGTGATGGCTTGGAATCGATGGATCCATTTTTATGCAGCAATTATTTTTGATGTAAGCTCTATTGTCATAGCATATCTTTACTTTTTTAGCAGATTTGAAAAACCTGTTAAAAAGCTCATACCAAATGCCAAAAATATCAAAGAGTTTTGGGAGGTTTTTATCAATTTAATTACTCTCAACCGTGTGAAAAGATTTGATAGCAGCCATGAAGATAGTTTTCATGTTGTCTTTTTTACTATATTTCACCTGCTTTTGGCCTGGATGCTTTTAACAGGATTGCAACTTTATGTTCATGGTTTAGAGTCTGGGATGAGTAGTATAGGTTCTTGGTGGCCATGGATATTACATGTAGCAACTGATTGGACAGTGCCTGTTTGTGGAGGAACTAAAATGGATGTGCGATATGTCCATCATCTAACAATGTATATCATTCTTGTATGGATAATGTTTCATATCTATTATGTAGTATGGCGAACTATCTTTTGGAGAGAAGGAGATATCGCTATTGTATTTGGTGGATATAAATTTAAGAGAGGTTGA
- a CDS encoding hydrogenase encodes MVKTIWLQGITCNGNTHSFLHYEQLSSFIKQIEFLYHPLLPSKLSIEDLCYFEDNFDLLIVEGAYGNINRGRCSFIEIFNRLKNRAKHIIAVGSCAVYGGILGERGINFAKDRQIDSLNIINIPGCPAHPEWISFAINIIQKGESIRIDNFQRPKEIYAYTVHSGCIRNEYFEWKIDAKSFGTKEGCLFYEQGCQAPFTHGSCNKILWNGVSSKTRIGTPCFGCTEPSFPTNNLFKTKTHMGIPAKMPLGVPKRAYLTLTGIAKSFYIPRLNKRIFNED; translated from the coding sequence ATGGTTAAAACTATCTGGTTACAAGGTATTACTTGTAATGGAAACACACACTCTTTTTTACATTATGAACAGCTTTCATCATTTATTAAGCAGATAGAGTTTCTATATCATCCTCTTTTACCTTCTAAACTATCAATAGAAGATCTCTGTTATTTTGAGGATAATTTTGATCTATTGATAGTAGAAGGAGCCTATGGCAATATTAATAGAGGAAGATGCTCCTTTATTGAGATTTTTAATAGATTAAAAAATAGAGCAAAACATATTATAGCTGTTGGAAGTTGTGCAGTGTATGGTGGAATTTTGGGAGAAAGAGGAATTAATTTTGCCAAAGATCGTCAAATAGATTCACTAAATATTATCAATATTCCAGGTTGTCCTGCTCATCCAGAATGGATATCTTTTGCAATAAATATTATACAAAAGGGTGAATCTATTCGTATTGATAATTTCCAAAGACCAAAAGAGATTTATGCATATACAGTACATAGTGGGTGCATACGTAATGAATATTTTGAATGGAAAATAGATGCCAAGAGTTTTGGAACTAAAGAGGGGTGCCTTTTTTATGAACAAGGATGCCAAGCACCATTTACACATGGAAGCTGTAATAAGATTTTGTGGAATGGAGTAAGCTCAAAAACACGTATTGGAACTCCATGTTTTGGATGTACTGAGCCTTCTTTTCCTACTAATAATCTATTTAAAACAAAAACACATATGGGTATACCTGCAAAGATGCCATTAGGAGTACCAAAAAGAGCATATCTAACTCTTACTGGAATAGCAAAGAGTTTTTATATTCCAAGACTTAATAAGAGAATTTTTAATGAAGATTGA
- the secG gene encoding preprotein translocase subunit SecG, whose translation MLQVLFILQIILAIVLTIIILLQKSSSIGLGAYSGSNESLFGAKGPQGFLAKLTFILGTLFIINTIALGYMYNKEHNKSLIDEVKVKEEKKIIPEVPIKKETNEVPAAPKNK comes from the coding sequence ATGTTACAGGTATTGTTTATATTACAAATAATTTTAGCAATAGTTTTAACTATTATAATTTTATTACAAAAAAGCTCTTCTATTGGACTTGGAGCATATAGCGGAAGTAATGAATCTCTTTTTGGAGCAAAAGGCCCTCAAGGATTTTTGGCAAAACTTACATTTATATTAGGTACTCTATTTATTATAAATACTATAGCTTTAGGATATATGTACAATAAAGAGCATAACAAATCTTTAATTGACGAAGTAAAAGTTAAAGAAGAAAAAAAGATTATTCCTGAAGTTCCAATCAAAAAAGAGACAAACGAAGTGCCTGCAGCCCCAAAAAACAAATAG
- a CDS encoding nickel-dependent hydrogenase large subunit produces MKIDILQKVEGEVYLHYFWDKDIIEDVEIKFEHYRGFEKLLVGKDPLDALVINPRICGICGHAHLRATAEALEDAFKIVPPKKAKIIREITTLCEVVQNHLKWFYLVIVPFVGLDTKFLTIQPAIVAVNKIIALFGGQYPHSSYMLPGGVTCDPSYIEIYKAKNYLEYVKDIIRSNLLCEPFDINNMKNEQSDFGDVFRYLLKFGKVGQSYDRYVVFGKSAYVDSVKILKTVKKSISTKYIEENNNAIKYRGKMYETGPLARMIVIRHPLVMQLHRRYKDALITRVSARIVEIDIILKKIEYLLDTISLEEPSYISSQINDGYGEGIVEAARGSLLHRIWIKDRKIDKYQIITPTQWNLLQGTKKEPGVARKAIRGLRDKQLAELIFRSFDICSVCTTH; encoded by the coding sequence ATGAAGATTGATATTTTACAAAAAGTAGAAGGAGAAGTATATCTACACTATTTCTGGGATAAAGATATTATAGAAGATGTAGAGATTAAATTTGAACATTACCGTGGATTTGAAAAACTTCTTGTTGGGAAAGATCCCCTTGATGCACTTGTGATTAATCCAAGAATTTGTGGAATTTGTGGTCATGCACACTTGCGAGCCACTGCAGAAGCTTTAGAGGATGCATTTAAAATAGTTCCTCCCAAAAAAGCAAAAATTATTCGAGAGATTACAACCCTTTGTGAGGTTGTGCAAAATCATCTTAAATGGTTTTATTTAGTAATCGTTCCTTTTGTAGGTTTAGATACAAAATTTTTAACAATACAACCTGCAATTGTGGCAGTAAACAAAATTATTGCTCTTTTTGGTGGACAATATCCACACAGTTCCTATATGCTTCCAGGTGGAGTAACATGTGATCCGTCTTATATAGAGATATATAAAGCAAAAAATTATCTTGAGTATGTAAAAGATATTATTAGATCAAATCTTTTATGTGAGCCTTTTGATATAAATAATATGAAAAATGAACAGAGTGATTTTGGAGATGTTTTTCGCTACTTATTAAAATTTGGTAAAGTAGGACAAAGTTATGATAGGTATGTGGTTTTTGGAAAGAGTGCCTATGTAGATTCTGTAAAAATTTTAAAAACTGTGAAAAAAAGTATTTCTACAAAATATATTGAAGAGAACAATAATGCAATAAAGTATCGTGGAAAAATGTATGAAACTGGGCCATTAGCAAGGATGATAGTAATTCGCCACCCTTTAGTAATGCAACTGCATAGACGATATAAAGATGCATTGATTACAAGAGTTTCAGCACGTATAGTTGAGATAGATATAATTTTGAAAAAAATTGAATATTTATTAGATACTATCAGTTTAGAAGAACCCTCATATATATCATCACAAATAAATGATGGCTATGGGGAAGGTATTGTAGAAGCTGCAAGAGGTTCATTACTGCATCGTATTTGGATTAAAGATAGAAAAATTGATAAATATCAAATTATTACCCCAACACAATGGAATCTTTTACAAGGTACAAAAAAAGAGCCAGGTGTTGCAAGAAAAGCAATTAGAGGGCTTAGAGATAAACAATTGGCAGAACTCATTTTTAGAAGTTTTGATATCTGCTCTGTATGCACTACACATTAG
- the hypF gene encoding carbamoyltransferase HypF, whose protein sequence is MRIFVKGIIQGVGFRPFVYKLANELNLKGFIRNCSDGVEIVVEGEQEQLFIEYLKSKLPPLAKIFSLSIEDTPIQNFEDFTIIDSKVGKKETFLSPDISICDECLNDLFDSKSRRYHYPLINCTNCGPRYTIIKDLPYDRENTSMENFPMCKECQREYNDPNSRFFHAQPIGCNRCGPKLFYGELQGYEAVKAVAKDIQNGKIVAIKGLGGYHLVCVPKSAYKLRQIKRRPKKPFAMMFPSIDKIKEVCKLNEYEEKLILSKESPIVIVKSKEYFEDVAPDIDRLGVFLPYSPIYYLLFSLIDSPLVVTSANISDEPIIKDEKNIKKFTQKVLYYNREIVRSCDDSVLVSADKKPLFYRLSRGYAPKSFYISKQLPAILAVGARQKNTIALSFANSVILSPHIGDIKNIQSYEYFMQVIEDFKKMYDFTPEVIVCDKHPKYETTQYAKSSGFQTIQVQHHLAHIYAAKAEMELTNHALSYEEFLGFSWDGTGYGDDGKVWGGEIFVGDERKYHFDYLKIAGGEKAIKNIKFIAWSLLKKYGFEVEDKLFNLAYEKNINCFETSSVGRLFDAIAYISELCKYQEYEGYTGLLVEKAYRGGEDRYDFYINNGVIDIDFEALLKDKKENIPTKFLNTLTTIIIETAKQNKLPVILTGGVFQNKTLLENSIKKLQQNRITYFFPTQTPINDGGISLGQLWYALKKL, encoded by the coding sequence ATGAGAATATTTGTTAAAGGGATTATCCAGGGTGTGGGCTTTCGTCCCTTTGTATATAAACTTGCTAATGAACTAAATCTCAAAGGATTCATTCGAAACTGTAGCGATGGCGTAGAGATTGTAGTGGAGGGGGAACAGGAGCAACTTTTTATAGAGTATCTAAAATCAAAACTTCCCCCTTTAGCAAAAATATTTTCATTGAGCATAGAAGATACTCCAATTCAAAACTTTGAAGATTTTACTATTATAGATAGTAAAGTTGGAAAGAAGGAGACATTTTTATCTCCAGATATATCTATATGTGATGAGTGTTTAAATGATCTTTTTGATTCCAAGAGTAGACGATACCATTACCCTCTCATCAATTGTACAAACTGTGGACCTCGCTATACTATTATAAAAGATCTTCCTTATGATAGAGAAAATACATCAATGGAAAATTTTCCTATGTGTAAAGAGTGTCAAAGGGAGTACAATGACCCAAATAGCCGCTTTTTCCATGCTCAACCAATTGGATGTAATAGATGTGGACCAAAGCTTTTTTATGGTGAACTACAAGGATATGAAGCAGTTAAAGCAGTAGCAAAAGATATTCAAAATGGCAAGATTGTTGCTATAAAAGGATTAGGTGGATATCATCTTGTATGTGTACCTAAATCTGCTTACAAGCTACGACAAATCAAAAGAAGACCCAAAAAACCTTTTGCAATGATGTTTCCCTCAATAGATAAAATAAAAGAGGTCTGTAAACTTAATGAATATGAAGAAAAACTTATTTTATCAAAAGAATCTCCTATTGTTATTGTAAAATCAAAAGAGTATTTTGAAGATGTGGCGCCGGATATTGATAGGTTAGGGGTTTTTTTACCATATTCACCAATTTATTATCTGCTCTTTTCTTTGATTGATTCCCCTTTAGTGGTAACAAGTGCAAACATATCAGATGAACCAATTATAAAAGATGAAAAAAATATTAAAAAATTTACGCAAAAAGTTTTATATTACAACAGAGAAATTGTTCGCAGTTGCGATGATAGTGTCCTAGTCAGTGCAGATAAAAAGCCGCTATTTTATAGACTTAGTAGAGGATATGCTCCAAAAAGTTTTTATATTTCTAAACAACTACCTGCTATCTTAGCAGTTGGTGCGAGGCAAAAAAACACAATTGCGCTAAGTTTTGCAAACAGTGTCATCCTATCACCTCATATAGGAGATATTAAAAATATTCAAAGTTATGAATATTTTATGCAAGTGATTGAAGATTTCAAAAAAATGTATGATTTTACACCAGAGGTGATAGTTTGCGATAAGCATCCAAAGTATGAGACAACACAATATGCTAAATCCTCAGGATTTCAAACTATTCAAGTGCAACATCATCTTGCTCACATTTATGCTGCAAAAGCAGAGATGGAACTAACTAATCATGCACTCTCATATGAGGAATTTCTTGGATTTAGCTGGGATGGAACAGGATATGGTGATGATGGAAAAGTATGGGGTGGGGAGATATTTGTAGGTGATGAGAGAAAATACCATTTTGACTATCTAAAAATTGCTGGCGGAGAAAAAGCAATTAAAAATATTAAATTTATTGCTTGGAGTCTATTAAAAAAATATGGTTTTGAAGTAGAAGATAAACTTTTCAATCTTGCTTATGAAAAAAATATCAACTGTTTTGAAACAAGTTCTGTTGGAAGACTTTTTGATGCTATAGCCTATATTTCAGAACTTTGCAAATACCAAGAGTATGAAGGCTATACCGGACTTTTGGTAGAAAAAGCGTACAGAGGCGGAGAGGATAGGTATGATTTTTATATAAATAATGGAGTAATTGATATCGATTTTGAAGCGCTTCTAAAAGATAAAAAAGAAAATATTCCAACAAAATTTTTAAATACGCTTACTACCATTATTATAGAGACTGCAAAACAAAATAAACTTCCAGTTATACTTACTGGTGGTGTTTTTCAAAACAAAACACTGCTTGAAAATAGTATTAAAAAACTACAACAAAACAGAATCACTTACTTCTTTCCAACGCAAACTCCAATCAATGATGGTGGGATTAGTTTGGGGCAGCTTTGGTATGCACTCAAAAAATTATGA
- a CDS encoding HyaD/HybD family hydrogenase maturation endopeptidase: MKTAIIGIGNILFMDEGIGVYASKYLESNYSFDKNIDIIDGGTLGFKLMRYYQEYDKVIILDTVSIEDAPGSVYNLPSEVLLGLGEYRKTAHEVEVVEMLEICSMLESIAKVNIIGIVPKDIESVGIGLTDAMKQSFKDYIQTLLKELQKSGIGYRKKDDVMLDKIIQKYANPSMKDINDIAV, encoded by the coding sequence TTGAAAACAGCTATTATAGGAATAGGTAATATTTTATTTATGGATGAAGGAATTGGGGTATATGCGTCAAAGTATTTAGAGAGTAATTACAGTTTTGATAAAAATATAGATATTATCGATGGCGGAACATTGGGCTTTAAACTGATGCGATATTATCAAGAATATGATAAAGTAATAATTTTAGATACAGTCTCTATAGAAGATGCTCCAGGCTCAGTATATAACCTACCAAGTGAGGTTTTGCTTGGGCTTGGAGAGTATAGAAAAACTGCACATGAAGTTGAAGTGGTTGAGATGCTTGAGATTTGCAGTATGCTTGAATCAATAGCCAAAGTAAACATCATTGGAATAGTTCCAAAGGATATTGAAAGTGTTGGAATAGGGCTTACAGATGCTATGAAACAATCTTTCAAAGATTATATTCAAACCCTTTTGAAGGAGTTGCAAAAGAGTGGTATTGGGTATAGGAAAAAAGATGATGTAATGTTAGACAAAATTATCCAAAAGTATGCAAACCCTTCAATGAAAGATATAAATGACATTGCAGTTTGA
- a CDS encoding methyltransferase domain-containing protein, giving the protein MNPSKEFSRFAKTYQKYKIIQTKVAKHLISKIDSKPKKILDLGAGSGEVYKNINWDFDNFIAVDSSKEMLNLHPDFKVKKLLCDFSTNSCFDILKKERFDLIIASSSLQWSQDLDFTFKEISKLNKDFIFAIFTDKTFETIHKIVNIKSPIYSLEEILSLSQKYFLINYEIKRYRLFFKNSLEMFRYIKKSGVSSGRKRLSYKEMKFLIDNYPYKYLEFEVVFLWNKK; this is encoded by the coding sequence ATGAATCCATCAAAAGAGTTTTCCCGCTTTGCAAAAACGTATCAAAAATATAAAATAATTCAAACAAAAGTAGCAAAACATCTTATATCAAAAATAGATTCAAAGCCAAAAAAAATTCTTGATTTAGGTGCTGGCAGTGGAGAGGTATATAAAAATATAAACTGGGATTTTGATAATTTTATTGCAGTTGATTCTTCAAAAGAGATGCTAAATCTGCATCCAGATTTTAAAGTAAAAAAATTATTATGCGATTTTTCCACAAATAGCTGTTTTGATATCTTGAAAAAAGAGAGATTTGATTTAATTATTGCTTCTTCTTCACTGCAATGGAGTCAAGATCTTGATTTTACATTTAAAGAGATTTCAAAATTAAATAAAGATTTTATTTTTGCTATTTTTACAGATAAAACATTTGAAACAATTCATAAAATAGTAAATATAAAATCTCCTATTTATAGTTTAGAAGAGATTCTTTCTTTGTCTCAAAAATATTTTTTGATAAACTATGAGATAAAAAGGTATAGACTTTTTTTTAAAAATAGTTTAGAAATGTTTCGATATATTAAAAAAAGTGGAGTAAGTTCTGGAAGAAAAAGACTCTCTTATAAAGAGATGAAATTTCTTATAGATAATTATCCCTATAAATACTTGGAATTTGAAGTAGTTTTTTTATGGAATAAAAAATGA
- a CDS encoding hydrogenase small subunit, with protein sequence MNREHLRSLFTTKSARVDTNRGEAYYTRLYKECKARLEELKKIEPLRKISIKEILEDEGVSRRDFLKWASATTAMLMLPSSFTPLVAEAAELMTRVPVIWIELQDCAGNSEAFIRSDGPKVDEIILEIISLEFQETLMAAAGHQAEAQLEDAIEHFKGKYLLFVEGAIPVGTGREWCTIGASGETFEEHLKRVAKDAAAIVAVGTCATFGGVPAAAPNPTGAVGVMDVVNNKPIINIPACPANPANMVGVILHYVLTGQIPELDSLLRPKFAFGYRIHDNCERRAHFDAGEFVEEWGDEGAKNNFCLYKMGCKGPMTFNNCSIVRYNEAVNWPIGSGHGCIGCSEPGFWDKYAYERPMADANIKMAPDGGVEKSVDEFGLGLLTAAGVGIAIHAAASVVAGKKSEGDKE encoded by the coding sequence ATGAATAGAGAACACCTTCGCTCGCTCTTTACAACCAAGAGTGCCAGAGTTGATACAAACAGAGGTGAAGCCTACTATACAAGACTTTATAAAGAGTGTAAAGCGAGGCTCGAAGAGCTTAAAAAAATTGAGCCGCTTCGTAAAATCTCCATTAAAGAGATTTTAGAAGATGAAGGAGTTTCTAGAAGAGACTTTTTAAAGTGGGCTAGTGCAACTACAGCGATGCTGATGCTTCCTAGCTCTTTTACCCCTCTTGTAGCAGAAGCTGCTGAACTGATGACAAGAGTTCCAGTAATTTGGATAGAGCTGCAAGATTGTGCAGGAAACTCGGAAGCTTTTATTAGAAGTGATGGACCAAAAGTGGATGAGATTATTTTAGAAATCATTTCTCTGGAATTTCAAGAGACTCTTATGGCTGCAGCTGGACATCAAGCAGAAGCGCAGCTTGAAGATGCGATTGAGCATTTTAAAGGAAAGTATTTATTATTTGTAGAAGGTGCTATTCCAGTAGGTACAGGAAGAGAGTGGTGTACGATCGGGGCAAGTGGTGAAACTTTTGAAGAGCATCTAAAAAGAGTTGCCAAAGATGCAGCAGCAATAGTAGCAGTTGGAACATGTGCAACATTTGGTGGTGTTCCAGCCGCTGCTCCAAATCCAACTGGTGCAGTGGGTGTTATGGATGTTGTTAATAATAAACCAATTATTAATATTCCAGCATGTCCGGCAAATCCTGCAAATATGGTTGGAGTTATTTTACATTATGTTCTTACTGGACAAATTCCAGAGCTTGATTCGCTTCTTCGACCAAAATTTGCTTTTGGATATAGAATCCACGATAATTGTGAAAGAAGAGCACACTTTGATGCGGGTGAGTTTGTAGAAGAGTGGGGCGATGAAGGTGCGAAAAACAACTTCTGCCTTTATAAGATGGGATGTAAAGGTCCTATGACATTTAACAACTGCTCAATTGTACGCTATAACGAAGCTGTCAACTGGCCAATTGGCTCAGGGCATGGATGTATTGGATGTAGTGAGCCTGGATTTTGGGATAAATATGCATATGAAAGACCTATGGCAGATGCAAATATCAAAATGGCTCCAGATGGCGGAGTTGAAAAGAGTGTGGATGAGTTTGGATTAGGACTATTAACTGCTGCTGGTGTAGGCATTGCAATTCATGCTGCGGCAAGTGTAGTTGCTGGAAAGAAAAGTGAAGGAGATAAAGAATGA
- a CDS encoding nickel-dependent hydrogenase large subunit, with amino-acid sequence MSTKHIVVDPITRIEGHLRIEAVIDENNTIVDAYSSSTMFRGIEEILKGRDPRDCGLLAMRICGVCTGTHYQRSIEAVEHAFGVTIPKNARLVRNLIQGALYVHDHVVHFYHLHALDWVDITKALEADPAKTVDEAKKWANVAGTTPYVADSVKFKEVQDRLKKFVKQGRLGLFAKGYWGNPHYKLTPEQNLLAVTHYLQALDLQRDAAKMMAIFGGKNPHPQSIVVGGVTCVQDIKNPARIALYKDLLKGFTRFIKGAYLPDIYMAGTMYGDEALDGTGAGLKNYLSYGGFRLQDNGFYKSELLFPSGLVIDGKYQEFDQEKVAEDVTHSWYNGDKPLHPFDGQTIPNYTGFGKKEDGIAYLDTKGKYSWIKSPIYDDTRVEVGPLARMVVGYIKGDKRISDYVNRFLKNANLPAKVLFSTVGRTAARAIETELMADMLFDWVDELAANVAAGDLSTWTEFDFDYVSKNAQGYGLEEAPRGALGHWVKITDGKVENYQAVVPSTWNAAPRDYKNRMGAYEASLVGTKVAKPEEPLEILRTIHSFDPCIACAVHIVDTKGKNLGEFKVNTSCSI; translated from the coding sequence ATGAGTACAAAACATATAGTTGTTGATCCTATTACCAGAATAGAGGGGCATTTGCGTATAGAAGCAGTCATCGATGAAAACAACACTATCGTAGATGCTTACAGCTCTTCAACGATGTTTCGAGGTATTGAAGAGATTTTAAAGGGGCGTGATCCAAGAGACTGTGGTCTGCTTGCAATGAGAATTTGTGGTGTGTGCACAGGAACCCACTATCAAAGAAGTATTGAGGCGGTTGAGCATGCTTTTGGTGTGACAATTCCAAAAAATGCAAGGCTTGTGAGAAACCTCATACAAGGGGCACTCTATGTACATGATCATGTTGTACATTTTTATCATCTTCATGCACTTGATTGGGTAGATATCACAAAAGCTTTGGAAGCTGATCCAGCAAAGACAGTAGATGAAGCAAAAAAATGGGCAAATGTGGCTGGAACAACTCCATATGTTGCAGATAGTGTAAAATTTAAAGAGGTGCAAGATCGCCTAAAGAAATTTGTCAAGCAAGGTCGATTAGGTCTTTTTGCAAAAGGATACTGGGGAAATCCACACTATAAACTAACTCCTGAGCAAAACTTGCTTGCAGTGACACACTATCTTCAAGCCCTTGATTTACAACGTGATGCAGCAAAAATGATGGCTATTTTTGGAGGGAAAAATCCACATCCACAAAGCATAGTTGTTGGTGGTGTAACCTGTGTTCAAGATATAAAAAATCCAGCAAGAATTGCTCTATATAAAGATCTTTTAAAAGGCTTTACACGATTTATCAAAGGAGCATATCTGCCTGATATCTATATGGCTGGAACTATGTATGGAGATGAGGCGCTCGATGGTACGGGAGCAGGTCTAAAAAACTATCTATCTTATGGTGGATTTAGACTTCAAGATAATGGATTTTACAAATCTGAGCTTCTTTTCCCAAGTGGACTTGTAATCGATGGAAAATATCAAGAGTTTGATCAAGAAAAAGTGGCAGAAGATGTAACACATTCTTGGTATAATGGAGATAAGCCACTTCATCCATTTGATGGACAAACTATTCCGAACTACACAGGATTTGGTAAAAAAGAAGATGGTATTGCCTATCTTGATACCAAAGGAAAATACTCTTGGATTAAATCGCCAATCTATGACGACACAAGAGTTGAGGTTGGACCTCTTGCAAGAATGGTTGTAGGATATATAAAAGGTGATAAACGAATTAGCGACTATGTGAACAGATTTTTGAAAAATGCAAACCTGCCTGCAAAAGTACTCTTTTCAACCGTTGGTAGAACTGCGGCAAGGGCAATTGAAACAGAACTTATGGCTGATATGCTTTTTGATTGGGTAGATGAGCTTGCAGCCAATGTCGCAGCAGGAGATCTGTCAACATGGACGGAATTTGATTTTGATTATGTAAGTAAAAACGCACAAGGCTATGGACTTGAAGAGGCTCCAAGAGGAGCATTGGGACATTGGGTAAAAATTACAGATGGCAAAGTTGAAAATTATCAAGCAGTTGTACCATCTACATGGAATGCAGCACCAAGAGATTATAAAAATAGAATGGGTGCCTATGAAGCAAGTCTTGTTGGTACAAAAGTGGCAAAACCTGAAGAGCCTTTGGAGATTTTACGAACAATACACAGTTTTGACCCATGTATCGCATGTGCAGTGCATATAGTGGATACAAAAGGAAAAAATTTAGGTGAGTTTAAAGTAAATACCTCTTGCTCAATTTAA